One Kineococcus aurantiacus genomic window carries:
- a CDS encoding GAF domain-containing protein, translating into MEPEIVRFPAVARLELDQLLEQLIERAQDVLGTQGRLRGLLAATRAISSDLDLPVLLRRITQAACDLLGARYGALGVIGSDGTLSEFITVGVDEATAAGTGPLPQGAGILGQLIRHPEPLRLADLGAHPAAVGLPPGHPPMGTFLGVPVRVRDQVFGNLYLTEKSAAGRPVEFSAEDEELLVALASAAGVAIDNARLFDVAERRQRWLRASADIVRDLLAEDAPALSLVARRALVAAGADLAAVLAPDPRAPERVQVVAADGEGADALLGTTWPRERFPEGGVPDPAAGPRGPAMLVRIPAPESEPPGLVWLARRAPGRDFEEEDRVMAADFAGHVSLAMELGRAQQNRRTIALLDERDRIARDLHDHVIQQLFASGLRMSALAARSPDPATGEALRGLIASGDETIRTIRATIFQLRSPVPEEDVAQELRDLTEEFADLLGFTPSLLVSGTGTAAVAGELAHHVRAAVREALTNCARHAHASSVVVRLEVGGGELVLTVTDDGVGLGGSTRRSGLANLRARARDLGGDCLVESPVDPASGGGTRVRWRVPLRGTRPAPTPAG; encoded by the coding sequence GTGGAACCGGAGATCGTGCGTTTCCCCGCGGTGGCGCGGCTGGAGCTGGACCAGCTGCTGGAGCAGCTCATCGAACGCGCCCAGGACGTGCTCGGGACCCAGGGCCGGCTGCGCGGTCTGCTCGCGGCCACGCGCGCCATCAGCTCCGACCTCGACCTGCCGGTGCTGCTGCGGCGCATCACCCAGGCCGCCTGCGACCTCCTCGGCGCGCGGTACGGCGCGCTGGGCGTCATCGGCTCGGACGGGACGCTGAGCGAGTTCATCACCGTCGGGGTCGACGAGGCGACGGCCGCGGGCACCGGCCCGCTGCCGCAGGGGGCGGGGATCCTCGGCCAGCTCATCCGGCACCCCGAACCGCTGCGCCTGGCCGACCTCGGCGCGCACCCGGCGGCGGTGGGGCTGCCGCCGGGGCACCCGCCGATGGGGACGTTCCTCGGGGTGCCGGTCCGGGTGCGCGACCAGGTGTTCGGGAACCTGTACCTGACGGAGAAGTCCGCGGCGGGGCGGCCCGTGGAGTTCTCCGCCGAGGACGAGGAGCTGCTCGTCGCCCTCGCCTCGGCCGCGGGCGTGGCGATCGACAACGCCCGCCTGTTCGACGTCGCCGAGCGGCGCCAGCGGTGGTTGCGCGCCTCGGCGGACATCGTGCGCGACCTGCTGGCCGAGGACGCCCCGGCGCTGTCGCTGGTGGCGCGCCGGGCGCTGGTGGCCGCCGGGGCCGACCTCGCCGCCGTCCTGGCCCCCGACCCCCGCGCCCCGGAGCGGGTGCAGGTCGTGGCGGCCGACGGGGAGGGGGCGGACGCGCTGCTGGGCACGACCTGGCCGCGGGAGCGGTTCCCCGAGGGCGGGGTCCCCGACCCGGCCGCGGGCCCGCGGGGCCCGGCGATGCTCGTGCGCATCCCCGCGCCGGAGTCGGAACCGCCGGGGCTGGTGTGGCTGGCCCGCCGGGCCCCGGGGCGGGACTTCGAGGAGGAGGACCGCGTCATGGCCGCCGACTTCGCCGGGCACGTCAGCCTGGCGATGGAACTGGGCCGCGCGCAGCAGAACCGGCGCACCATCGCGCTGCTCGACGAGCGGGACCGCATCGCGCGGGACCTGCACGACCACGTCATCCAGCAGTTGTTCGCCAGCGGCCTGCGGATGTCGGCGCTGGCCGCGCGCAGCCCGGACCCCGCGACGGGTGAGGCGCTGCGCGGTCTCATCGCCTCCGGTGACGAGACGATCCGCACGATCCGCGCCACGATCTTCCAGCTGCGCAGCCCGGTCCCGGAGGAGGACGTCGCGCAGGAGCTGCGGGACCTGACCGAGGAGTTCGCCGACCTGCTGGGATTCACCCCCTCGCTGCTGGTGAGCGGGACGGGGACCGCGGCGGTGGCCGGTGAGCTGGCCCACCACGTGCGGGCCGCGGTCCGGGAGGCCCTGACGAACTGCGCCCGGCACGCGCACGCGTCCTCGGTCGTGGTGCGGCTGGAGGTGGGCGGCGGGGAACTGGTGCTGACCGTCACCGACGACGGGGTGGGCCTGGGCGGGTCCACGCGCCGCAGCGGGCTGGCGAACCTGCGGGCCCGGGCCCGCGACCTCGGCGGGGACTGCCTCGTCGAGTCACCGGTGGACCCGGCCTCGGGGGGCGGGACGCGGGTGCGGTGGCGGGTGCCCCTGCGGGGGACGCGTCCCGCGCCGACCCCGGCCGGCTGA
- a CDS encoding universal stress protein, translating to MDLPRPGERPDDRPVVVGFDGSAPARAALRFAARHAVAVRAPLRVVAVARDLADGPSSLTAAERALAAADRLLRASGTLDARAQVRCGPVARGLLEAAAGSRVLVVGRGARPGPVVRDLLAACPVPLALVPVAGARSSAEDVLVPLAGDASDVPVLAEGRDWAVRRGSRLHVVHALRTGPRTPARPGAPGTAADDGACLVVLAHRGDGAEDLLGRQDRPVLLVPG from the coding sequence GTGGACCTCCCCCGACCCGGTGAGCGGCCCGACGACCGGCCGGTCGTCGTGGGTTTCGACGGTTCGGCGCCCGCGCGCGCGGCGCTGCGCTTCGCGGCGCGGCACGCCGTCGCGGTGCGCGCCCCGCTGCGCGTGGTCGCCGTCGCGCGGGACCTGGCCGACGGCCCGTCGTCGCTGACGGCCGCCGAGCGGGCCCTGGCCGCGGCCGACCGCCTGCTGCGCGCGTCCGGCACCCTCGACGCCCGGGCCCAGGTGCGGTGCGGGCCCGTGGCCCGCGGGCTGCTGGAGGCCGCCGCGGGGTCGCGGGTGCTCGTCGTGGGCCGCGGGGCCCGCCCGGGTCCGGTCGTGCGGGACCTGCTGGCCGCCTGCCCCGTCCCGCTGGCCCTCGTCCCGGTCGCCGGTGCCCGCAGCAGCGCCGAGGACGTCCTGGTGCCGCTGGCCGGTGACGCCTCCGACGTGCCCGTCCTGGCCGAGGGACGGGACTGGGCCGTGCGCCGCGGTTCCCGGCTGCACGTGGTGCACGCGCTGCGGACCGGGCCGCGGACCCCCGCCCGGCCCGGGGCCCCCGGCACCGCCGCCGACGACGGGGCCTGCCTCGTCGTGCTCGCCCACCGCGGGGACGGCGCCGAGGACCTGCTGGGCCGGCAGGACCGGCCGGTGCTCCTCGTGCCCGGCTGA